Part of the Salmo trutta chromosome 2, fSalTru1.1, whole genome shotgun sequence genome, gtgaggcttggcattcaggccaaagagttcgatcttggtttcatggtctgagagtcctatatgtgccttttggcaaactccaagcgggctgtcatgtgccttttactgaggagtggcttccgtctggccactctaccataaaggcctgattggtggagtgctgcagagatggttgtccttcaggaaggttctcccatctccaaagagaaactctggagctctgtcagagtgaccatcaggttcttggtcacctccctgacaaaggcccttcgcCCCCGAttgctctaggaagtgtcttggtggttccaaacttcttccacttaagaatgatggagaccactgtgttcttggggaccttcaatactgcagacattttttggtacccttccccagatctgtgcctcaacacaatccttgtctcagagctctacggacaattccttcgacctcatggcttggtttttgctatgtgggacctttatatatatagatatgcctttccaaatcatgtccaatcaattgaattgacaacAGGTgaattccaatcaagttgtagaaacatctcaaggatgatcaatggaaacaggacgcacctgagctcaatttcgattctcatagcaaaggctctgaattcttatgtaaataaggtatttctgttttttatttgtaaataaatttgaaaaaaaatctaaaaacctgtttttgctttgtcattatgggttattgtgtgtagattgatgaggtaaataatttatttaatacattttagaataaggctgtaacataacaaaatgtggaaaaagtcaaggggtctgaatactttttgaaatgCACTGTATCTTAACTAAAACATATAATTTATGTAAGGCGAATCTCCACTctcctaaaataaaaaataaaggccTATGAATGTCTTCATTTAGTGTCACCATATCTGTTGAGAATAGAGACAGCAGTTCAGCGATTCATAGATAGCTCAGCTTTTATAGCCTCTCTCTGCACGGAAATGCAGGGCCTCTGTCTAAAGTTTCCAATGTTGGTTCCCTACGCAGGTTGGATTtcatcacacacaaaaaaacgtgTACATACACACTTTATCACGCCTACACAGGTTAGAATTCAGGTGAGTCCACCTACACAGGTAAAACCAGTGTTCAAACTACTAtttcacacgcacgcacgcactctctctctcactcacacacacacacacccatatacaCTCCCTGTGTGGAGGAAGAATGATGCAAGAAGATGTTGTAGGCTATAAACACATCTACAGCATGTTAAATCAGCCATTGTCACATGACCCCATGACATGAAACTGAACATGACCTTAATCCTTAAGAGTCCATTGATGCACCGGTGGGTCAATCTAAGTGACATAATAGagaaatccccatcaaaatctgccAATTTAAGatagaaatacactacatgaccaaaagcatgtggacacctgctcatcgaacatctcattccaaaattatggacattaatatggagtaggtccccctttgctgctataacagcctccactcttctgggaaggctttccactagatgttggaacatttatGTCGagacttgattccattcagccacaagagcattagtgaagaggggcactgatgttgggcgattagtcctggctcgcagtcggcgatccaattcatcccaaaggtgttcgatggggttgaggtcagggctctgtgcaggccagtcaatttcttcATACCAATCTCGACAAGCCATTTTTGTATGGACATCGCTTTGTGTACGGGGGCATTgctatgctgaaacaggaaagggccttccccaaactgttggaagcacagaatcatctagaatgtcattgtatgctgtagcgttaagattttccttcactggaactgagccttaaccatgaaaaacagccccagaccattattcctccaccaaactttatagtaggcactatgcattggggtaggtagccTTCTCCTGGcgtcctccaaacccagattggtctgtccgactgccagatggtgaagcatgattcatcaccaGAGAATACGTTTCCAGTGCTTCCGAGTCAAATGGCGGCGAGCTGTACACCACTCCATCCAACACTTGGCTTTGCGCATGGcgttcttaggcttgtgtgcggctgctcagctatggaaacccctttcatgatgctcccgacgaacagttcttgtgttgactttgcttccagaggcagcttggaactcggtagtgagtgttgcaaccgaggacagatgatttttacgtgctacgtgcttcagtgcacagcggtcccgttctgtgaacttgtgtggcctaccacttcgcggctgagccgttgttgctcctagacgtttccttttcataataacagcacttacagttgacccgggcagctctagcagggcagaaatttgatgaactgacttgttggtaaggtggcatcctatgacggtgccacgttgaaagtcactgagctcttcagtaaggccattctactgacaatgtttgtctatagagtttgcatggctgtgtgctcaatttatacacctgtcagcaacaggtatggctgaaattgccgaatccactaatttgaaggggtgtccacatacttttgtatatattgtgtattaggCTTTTTTCATGGGCTGCCTCTTAATCCACCGCATCCGACTATGGAGGCCTTCAGCATCTGCCGTGGAATGTGGCCGAGCTACAGGAGTgcttgtcagaccatgagacatcccaaaaatcggtcttctatTGAAAACGTCTGTAAGGTTTGGCCTCCACAAGTGTCAatggactcgtctgaaggtaacccatgcAAACaaatggaggtagttttgtgccaataAAAATAAGGGGTTGAATATGTGTCAaatatgtgtaaatatatatatatatatatatatatatatatttcctgagctttcttatacggaaaaaatacatttatgaaatgtatgcactcactactgtaagtcgctctggagaagagcgtctgctaaatgactaaaatgtaaatgtaaaaatgttatatctcctagatataggacagacacttccaaaccttattccttatgatttatttttttattgtattttttgccATTTCTGAATgcattattcaatgtgtttcccCCTGGACTTTTCGAGGTTAAACTGATCAAACCTAAACCGGATGAAGATCACGCAACCTCTGTCAGAAGCTTAGCCTTTAGTCTGAACTGACATCTAATTGGATGTGTAGAACAGGGCttcccaatcctggtcctggagggaccaaacacttctggttttcatcctctccttctaataagggactaattcagacctgggaTACCAGGTGAGTGAAATgtagaaacaaaaaacagaagTGTTTTGGCCTTCCAAGACCAGAATTGGGCAGCCCTGGTCTAGAAAGTAACCTGGTTGTAATCGGGTGATATGATGTCTTCTCAACCAGAACACCATTTTACTACCAGAAGATGATGTCATTATCACGCTGGACAGAATAGCCATGACATCAACTCCCATTCATTGAACTGTTTTCACACTCCTCAGTTAAGATTGTGCCGCTCTACTCCTACACTCTGCTCACATTCCAGTCCTATCTTTCAGTGGAGGGAAATAAGATCATTAACCTGCAGCCAAGGAGGAAGTGGAGAACAAAAGTCACTTTCTCTGGCAGAGCACACACATGAGCATACCAACAGTGCTTCAAAAACCTAATAACCCCACTTGTATACCCACAGTTCTCCCCACCCCCAGCCAATACTTTCCATGGCATTGCTATCACCTGTTGGGAAACTCCAGCCAGTGCCCTACTTAAGGAGCTCCAACTCCCAGTCagaaacacactctctctcactctctctcaactCTATTGAAAaacactttctctctcacccctTTCTCAGCATCTCTGTGGGACCCATCTGAAGATTAGGATGATAAGCTGTAGAGTGTGTGTCCTGGCtgtgctgttctctctcctcatcatcaccctcattcccaccacacaatcgGGTGAGTGCCAACACACACATGCTATATATGTACATGAACCTTAGTACAAATACATGCACGCAATGTCTCTTGCTGACACAGaaaaaaaaacgtatgtgtttgtgtgtagcggACTGCTGTCTGAAGTTCACTCCACGTCCGGTGCACTGCCGATGGCTGAAAGGCTACACCTTCCAGGACATTACTTCCTCGTGTGACCTCAATGCTGTCATGTGAGTCTTCCTCCAATCACATCCTAGCACATTGTGTGTAGAATAGTGGCTggtatttccttgattcctcttATCTTCTCCTTCTCCAATCGGAAGCAAGGAGAGAGGATCCGAGGAAAGACAATTGACATtcagtcactgtgtgtgtgtaatgtgtgttgaCATTGTACTGTGTTGTTGCAGCTTCCAGAATCGAAGGAACAAGTTTGTGTGTGCCGACCCCTCTCAAGACTGGACCAAGAGGGTACTGCGCTGTCTGCGGTGAGTACACTTGTGCATGTGTAGGCATGTAAGCGTTGAAAAAAGTTGTGTGTATCTTTGTCtaactctttgtgtgtgtgtgtgtgtgtgtgtgtgtgtgtgtgtgtgtgtgtgtgtgtgtgtgtgtgtgtgtgtgtgtgtgtgtgtgtgtgtgtgtgtgtgtgtgtgtgtgtgtgttttgttcatAGCAAGCGTCAGGAGAAGAAATCCCAACTGAAGAAAAGGGTCTGAACTCATGTTGCCGTGGAGAGGGCTTTCATTACAGAACACCATGTAATATATTATTGATATAGTGCTATATTTTATTGAGACAAGCAGCAATATATCTCAATATACAGAGAGATTCATGAAGGTTAAGATGTTTAAATCATTTAATATAAGTGATTATTTTTCAGCATATCTGTGATTCTGAGGTAGTATGAGTTTCATCTCAGTttgtgtataataactgtattTATCATCGTTGTTGGTCTGTTTTATAAACAGCAAGTGTAGTATTTGTGATACGCATGTAGATGTTTTATAAACAGAAAGTGATACGCATGGCGAAACATTGAAACATAGAGTACCACAAAATATTTTTGTGTTGATGTTTCATATCCTCTCTCCAACTGAAGCCAGAGAAAACCTTTTTAACTTTGTATTTCCAAAGTGTCCAAATCTCTATATGAGTTTTACTGAAGTGTACTTACTTTAAGCTCAGAGctatgaaatagataataaaatgGGTATTTGAAATACTGTGTGTCCTACTCTTATTGTATGTGTACTAGGCTACCGGTACATGACAACAATATAAAACTAAAAATGCCATTATCATCCACACAAAACATTTAAGAGTGTTGGAAGGGAAATCGAACacagacgcatgcacacacgcatgaAAAGGCCTATCAATGGTATGCTTATTTTTGCTTCCTTGTGtccttttaaaaaaaagtattttattttatatatatatatatattttttttgcttcCTTGTGTCCTTGTTCACATACCTACTGTCTACAGCAGTCACTATAGAGGGCTTGTAGTTACGTCACAAATCACCTAGCAACCGCACCAAGCGCCATGTCGGAAGACCAAAGTCCTCCAATCGCCCACCTGGCTGGATGCGTCTTGCTACCACCGGAAACTTAGGGAAGATTGCCCATTATTTAGTTTTTCTAAAGATCCAGAAAACGGAAGAAGTGGAAGAACCTATTCAACTAAGTAAATATATGTTGATCAAAAACGATgtattgtatatagacttatttttctactgtattattgactgtatgcttgttttagtccatgtgtaactctgtggtgttatgtgtcgaactgcttagctttatcttggccaggtcgcagttgtaaatgagaacttgttctcaacttgcctacctggttaaataaaataaaaaataaaataaatattattaACTAGCTTGCTACAGAAAATTAgtctgcaggctaactcaaatgagctgctaacgtaatgttctctagttagctaactgtacatactgtataactaGCTAGGTGAATTAAATATAACCAGCTTGCTAACTTCATTATTAGCTATTTTGCTATCTTGATATATTTATCGTTGTAACTCCAAATGCATTTATAGCTCGCAAACAGCTATGGAAGAGGGTGAAATTATTAGTTTGCACTTCCAGCTGTCAGAGACGGGAGAGTAGGCtactctggatagggcaggtaacTTTGTGGGAAGACATTATAAAACAATTCTCCAGTTCCAGTCCCTAGCGATAAAAACTGAGGACAGAGATATACAGTggtttcagaaagtattcagaccctttgacttttcaaaaattgtgcaaatgtattaaacatttaaaactgaaatatcacatttacctaagtattcagaccctttactcagtactttgttgaagcgcctctGGACACATGACATTTTTAACAATACTTTTTTTCTGATACAAACTAGCTCATTGCATCCGCAGTGGAGTCCAGTTTCATAATATTAGCATATGTCCCATCTGTTTGCCATAGTTTTTAAGTAATCACGAAAAAGCAGGCCTTATATTagggcatttttcaccctgccagctcctattagttctattgagcacagTGGCACCAACTCGTTCCAAACGTTCTATTCACAGTTTATTGTTGTACTTCACAATGCCTGCTTtgctattgttggcaatgagacctgtCCACATTGTTTGCAGTTAAAATGTAATCAACAAAAAATGACTCATGGAACTCTGAGGTTGTCCCATTGTTTACTATAGGGAAATACAGTTTTGTCtgtctgcggtggaaggtggccgagctacaggagtgtttgtcagaccatgagacatcccatctcgcaatgtgtatatttagattttttcgACTTGGACAACATTTTAAACATGataatctcctctttctaattatgtAAGGCTGGGCAGCGTACTCCGTTGTCATCAAGCGCTAACCCAGAAATACCTTTTGCCCTTGGAGCACTGAGCTTCCCCcattgttttcctatggagaGGCATGCTGGTATATTTCGCCAAATATCTTGCAATGTGTATATTTCAAATTTTTCAAGTtggacaccattttaatcagggtATTCTCCTCTTTCTAATTACATACGATTGGGCAGCGTACTCTGCTGTCATCGATCGCCAGACCAGAAATAGTCAAAAGTTGCAATTTTTTCCAAGTACACTTGGCACGatcgaggtgcggatgtttactttctacacaagttgttatttttcagtttcGTCCTTAGAAGAGATcgtagtggtaaaataaaaagggcaAAAAAAAATTGTGCCATTTAGGCGAAATGGAATTCCAAGCGTCACTCCAGTCAAAACATGCTTGCGAACGTATTGATTCCATTGCTATGGGCTCGCGCTAGTGTTCCAGCTTAGCCAACGTTCTTTTGGCATTTTTCAgtcttgggtgaattttgactcgttctattgtccaacctacagtgagggaaaaaagtatttgatcccctgctgattttgtacgtttgcccactgataaagaaatgatcagcctataattttaatggtaggtttatttgaacagtgagagacaga contains:
- the ccl20b gene encoding C-C motif chemokine 20b, with the translated sequence MISCRVCVLAVLFSLLIITLIPTTQSADCCLKFTPRPVHCRWLKGYTFQDITSSCDLNAVIFQNRRNKFVCADPSQDWTKRVLRCLRKRQEKKSQLKKRV